ACGAAAAAAGATTGGGAAGTTTAATGAGTTCTCTTacgatgatgaagaagaagaagaacaagaagatgaagaagaagaagacattcTGTTCGGCGATAATGATGATTCTGAAAGTACCTTGGAGTTTGAGGATGGCGAGAGTACTGATGCCCTCGAAGATGATTGTCTTGCAGATGATTCTGAGATGGACATTGACAAGGTTGTGATGCATATGAGGGTCTCGACTCCACTTGAGGTGTGAGATTTTGTGCCGcagaactttttttttatactttgtgataccacataataaaaattcatagaaTATCACTGAAATTATTGTCGATATCATTATAAATCTGCATGATATCAACTATAATCTGTCATTGCATTTTGCTGCATTCATCATTATTCAATGAAGCAATATAAATGATGTTCTGATCATCTGAATCTAATCAGGTTCTAATAGTTTTTCGATGAATGATGTATTAGTTCATAATTGTGCTACAATGTTGTGCCTAAAATCAACGATCGAATCTTCGAGTTATTTTTGCTACTTATTCTCACATTCTGTTCTTCGGAAGTTTCGTATATAGTTTGTTAGCAAATTGTACTCATTTCTTCAGCTTGTTCGACATATCTAgacgaaaagaaaaagatatgaATTTATCACCATCTTGCTCAATGCAAGGGTCCGTTCATATACATGAGCACTGTTGAACAATGAACTTGTATACATGAGTAATTCTAAGCATGTTAGAGCTAGGTAGATGTGCTATTCTAGCAGACTGAACATGTTCAATGAATTTGAACAAATTGGAAATTAACCAATTTAACCAAACTGACCAAATTGTTTTGGTAAATTTGAGTTGACAGTAATAATGTtagctttgttttcattcaactcaagtaatttatatatatatatatatatattgttgaagATGAACAAGAAAAATTAGTGAGATTTTGCATACATTAACTGGCTTTCCACAAAGAATGTGAGCATTGGCAGAAAGATAAGCCTTACGGTACATCCCATTTTTCACTGTGTAACTATTCATATGCACAGTGCTATTGTTTACTGAACAGTGCAGGACTGTTGGATtgattttgtgtgtgtatatatatatatatatatattaagaataagAAGTTTTTATTGGAGTTGTTACTActtgaagttattttttttttaattctttatactgcatttatttttttttaaaaaactctcTGATATGCTCTTTAGGCAAGTAGCAAATCATACTTATTTCTCAGCTTATTTGACAGATCtcgttaaaaaaaaaggttaaatttATCaccattttaataatatttatttatgttacaaAGTAGAGTTTTGATgagtataaaacaaatattaaactaatttttacgttaataaaaaaattgtcacaAATTTATGTGTGTATGAACTATGAAGtacaatttataattaaaaagcaGTAAAAATTAGTTggataaaaataattgaaaataaatacaagTTGGACCCATTCACATCGTGTATTTGTCAATTTTACCACGTGGCAAGTTATTAAACCAATTGCACAGCATCATCCCTGTAAGAACACAAACAGCGAATCATTCCGTTATTTACGAAGTTTTAGATCATTgactttttttctcaaaaacccCTGAccttttcttatttataatCGCACCGCTTTTGTTTCACAACACTTTTGCGAATCACCCCCTTTAAATATAACTATTTATATAAAGCCCCCTCTTCTTCACaccttatctctctctctctctcgcccaTTTGCGAGAACTCGAGctctctcaatctctctctctctctcgcttcTTCTCGGCGCCGAGATGCAAGCCCTACGCGCAGCTCCGACCCGATGGTCTCCGCCTACGTCCCGGCGCCGGCGCCGGTGGCAAGACGTCCTATGCGCCGCCGCCTCCCAATTCCTTCTCCAGCGATCCGCGCATCGGCTGCTGTTGCATCGGCGCCGAAGCGGGAAACGGATCCGAAGAAGCGGGTTGTGATCACGGGGATGGGACTCGTCTCCGTATTCGGCAACGATGTGGATCTCTACTACGATCGGCTTTTGGCGGGGGAGAGTGGGATCGGGCTAATTGATCGATTTGATGCGTCTAAGTTTCCGACGAGGTTCGCCGGACAGATCCGAGGGTTCTCGTCGGAGGGGTACATCGACGGGAAGAATGATCGGAGGCTTGATGATTGCCTCCGGTACTGCCTTGTTAGTGGGAAGAAGGCGCTTGTGAACGCCGGGCTTGCTCTTGGATCGCCGGAGCTTGAGAAGGTAAAGCTCATTGCAAGATTGGTTTTGGATTTCTATGAAAAATTTAGGAACTAGGTTTTCTCATTCAAttttatagagtttttttttgtctggtttttttggtttctttgtgGAAAAGGTGTGATTTTTTTAGCTGGAATTATATATAGCACATTGGGGAAATGGTGCAGAGCTAAAGTGTTTGATGAATTGATTCTGGTGATTCACATTTATTTGTGATTCTTCAGTGATTTCTTTGATTAGTTATGGAAAAAGGTTTGGATTTTGGTGGTGAATCATACTGCATTGCTAGAAATTTTCATAGAAATAGCTACAATTATGTGGCTTTCTCTCTGTGTGTTCTTATGAAAGCAAGACTCTGAAATTGCttgttataattttagaaatctATTGAATGTTTTTCTTATCTTTCTATATTGAAATGCTTATGAGTTTTTAGTTGAGACTATACTTGGCATTAAGATTTAGTAGTGATTCTTGgcatttgtttgatttgttatgaaaaatttcagatttgAAGGTGAGTCATGTTAAAATGTGAGAAATAGCTGTGGTGATTTAAGTTTTAATGAAAACAGCTAAATTCATGTGATTTCCTTGTTTTGTATGCCTTTGCTTTCTAGGAGACATCTAAGATTGTTTGTTAGAATTTTAGAAACATAATGCATGcttgttcttatcctttttATTGAAATGGTTAAGATTTCTAAGCTGAAACTATGCTGCATTGTGAGCTTGCCATCAAGTGCATTAAGATTTCTTTTGATTCTGTTATGCAAAAGTGTCTACTGTGGCATCGTcagaaaattttgtaaatttgagTTTATTTGTTCTTGAAATAGATTGACAAGGTTCGGGCAGGTGTGCTTGTCGGGACAGGCATGGGTGGTCTCACAGTGTTTTCCGATGGAGTTCAAGCTCTCATAGAGAAAGGCTACAGAAAGATAACTCCATTCTTCATCCCCTATGCAATAACAAATATGGGTTCTGCCTTACTTGCCATGGATATTGGTTTTATGGGTGCAAACTATTCGATTTCAACTGCTTGTGCTACCTCCAACTACTGTTTCTATGCCGCGGCCAACCACATCCGTAGAGGTGAGGCTGATATAATGATTGCTGGTGGTACGGAAGCTGCTATTATTCCAATTGGGATCGGAGGTTTTGTTGCTTGTAGGGCTCTGTCTCAGAGAAACGATGATCCTAAAACCGCATCGAGGCCATGGGACAAAGGCCGTGATGGCTTTGTTATGGGTGAAGGTGCTGGTGTCCTGGTATGTAAATGTTCTTTGAAAACTCATTCTCAGTCCTTGAACTATAGCTATACTTGAACTTAAGATAAGTTCATTTTTAGTCCTTATATAAGAACATTCCAGACATAGTCCCTAAAGAAGTCAATCCCTAACTATGCAAAAATGAGCAGTTATGGTCTCTATCCTAGAATTATTTTCAAACTTTGCACCAAAATGaacctttcttttgttttttagcgaccaaaatgaatttttaggCATACCTTTTATCATATCATTTGCATTTGCAAGATCAAGTTTTTCTTCTAAACTGCTTTTTGCTCCTTATAGTTTCATTTGGTATTCTTATCGAATGGTTTGATCACATAAAAGGTTATGGAAAGCTTGGAACATGCAATGAAACGTGATGCGCCAATTATAGCCGAGTACCTGGGTGGTGCTGTGAATTGTGATGCATATCATATGACTGATCCGAGAGCCGATGGACTTGGTGTTTCGAGTTGCATTCAAAGCAGTCTTGAGGATGCTGGAGTAGCACCGGAAGAGGTAACCTTATAACATTAATCAGCAGTTATTAGAAAAGCATAGTATCCAGTATCCACTAGTAGTGAAAAATTCGGGAATGTTGCAGGTTAACTACATAAATGCCCATGCGACCTCCACACTTGCTGGTGACCTAGCTGAGGTGAATGCCATAAAACAGGTGTTCAAAAACCCATCCGAAATTAAAATCAATGCAACCAAGGTAAACCAAACAAGTTCTCTTCGATTATTTGTTTAGGCAATATGTTTTCTGGGGACGTCCCCTGAAAGCAAATCT
This genomic stretch from Dioscorea cayenensis subsp. rotundata cultivar TDr96_F1 unplaced genomic scaffold, TDr96_F1_v2_PseudoChromosome.rev07_lg8_w22 25.fasta BLBR01000392.1, whole genome shotgun sequence harbors:
- the LOC120254245 gene encoding 3-oxoacyl-[acyl-carrier-protein] synthase I, chloroplastic-like yields the protein MVSAYVPAPAPVARRPMRRRLPIPSPAIRASAAVASAPKRETDPKKRVVITGMGLVSVFGNDVDLYYDRLLAGESGIGLIDRFDASKFPTRFAGQIRGFSSEGYIDGKNDRRLDDCLRYCLVSGKKALVNAGLALGSPELEKIDKVRAGVLVGTGMGGLTVFSDGVQALIEKGYRKITPFFIPYAITNMGSALLAMDIGFMGANYSISTACATSNYCFYAAANHIRRGEADIMIAGGTEAAIIPIGIGGFVACRALSQRNDDPKTASRPWDKGRDGFVMGEGAGVLVMESLEHAMKRDAPIIAEYLGGAVNCDAYHMTDPRADGLGVSSCIQSSLEDAGVAPEEVNYINAHATSTLAGDLAEVNAIKQVFKNPSEIKINATKSMIGHCLGAAGGLEAIASVKAITTGWLHPSINQFDPEPAVEFDTVANVKQQHEVNVAISNSFGFGGHNSVVVFAPFKP